The Papaver somniferum cultivar HN1 chromosome 6, ASM357369v1, whole genome shotgun sequence genome segment TAACCAGGTATATTGAAAGACGGCCGCTTCATACAAGAGAAGAGAGGCTGCCGTCTGCTTATCAGAGGAAACTAAAGAAGGTGAGTCTGATTTTATCGCTGCTTAAGATTTTCAGGGTGTTTCTGAAACGATTTGTTGAACTGTTAGGGCTGTTATTTCGTCTTAATTACCATTTGTGAACTATTAGGTCTTTATTTCGTCTCTGAGTAACGATTCCAAGTTTATTCATTCATTAGGTTTGCTGTTAGCCTCTTCTTCTCCTTAACCTTGTGGATTGCTTTGTGATTTTATTCAGTCTTGGATTTTCCCGTAACAACGTAGAACTCGAGAAATCAATGTTAAGTAACCTGTGGCTGCAACCAGGAATTTGTTTAGAGGTCTATACATCGATTGGTGTTATTGTATTCCGTAACAAGGAATTAGTCTTGTTTTCCATTTAGattagtttttttttcattttttccctTTCAAtattataagttttgatttcttagGTTTGTGTAGGATAATTTACACAGACTCAAAGGCTTCTGGAAAATTTTGCTGAGCAAAGATTTGGTATCTGTAATATTAGTATTATCCATCCGCCAggaagacaatttttttttaatgttattGACAATTGGGATACATAAAGTTAAGCTTTATAGGAATAGAATTTCGTGGTTTTGTCACGTCTGAAATATTGATCAGTTATGGGATTTTAGTTTGCTGAGATTAGACCAGTTATTTATGTGTTGGTACTTGAATTTGATATATGTTGTTAGGTCATAGAAACATTCTCTATCTGCAAAACCTGACTCTTTGCTAGTACTTTAACTCAAGTTAGACTTTGATGTAAttgatttagtttttatttgattcGCAAAGCTGTAGCCGACAGACCCAAAATCATGGCTGTTATGGTTAACTCTTCAGATCAGAATGAAACAACAAGCAAGTAAGTTTAACTGAAAAAAGCGATTGTTTGTACATTTCAGCTCAGTGATGTACACCTTAAAGTCCTGTGTTATTTCGGGTGCTGTTTTTCTTTGTTGTTCTAATTACTATGTTTCCATTTCAGAGAAGCTTCTCAATTATGTGCATTGTTAAAAGAAATGAAAGATGGATTGGATTTAGTGAGGAGCAAAGTGCAAGCTTTAACATTGAAGGTAAGTGGGTACTGAAAACATGCATTATATTGGTTATTGCAGGTGTTATGAACTGCGTTTCTCATTGATGAATAGCACATTGATGGGTGAAAATATTTTCAGGTGAAAGAAAATCAATTTCCAACAGCACATGGGTTGAGCTATCTTGACGCCAAGAATTTCCTTCTTCTTAGCTATTGCCAGTGTGTTGTTTACTATTTACTCCGTAAGGCAAAAGGTCTTTCTATCGAGGGACACCCAGTTGTTCGGAGCCTTGTAGAGATAAGATTATTCTTAGAGAAGGTTTGTACATGTTTCTATTGTTGTCGTCACATAAAATATTAGCGCCTAATACTGAAAACCAGGTCAAGCATGAAAATGACTTCTGTCTCAACGTCTAAGTTATCTAACATTaggatcttttgttttcattatgGAGTCTTTTCAATCTTTTACCAAAGTACTCTTTCATGTTGTTTGTTATTTTAGTAAGCCTATTCTGTTGAATCTATCCAAATAAAATTGGTTAACAAATAATGGATGATTCACTTGTCAATCCTCTTTTTGGTCTTCTAAATGTATCTTTATAGTATAATGCTGCAAAGTCCACTGTTATCTACTATAGATGCCAATATGTACAGGCTTACATATTTCTTATCTTATTTCCTGGAATCGGGACTCAGGACCTAGTAGGCATGGTATTTTCTCATATAAAAAAAAGACCCAGTAGCCATGGTATACTTACTGAGTGTGCTAAATGTTGTTTGTGTCACGATATTTACTTAATACTTATTATATTCTTTTTCCTTTATTCCTCCTCTTCTCTCAAATATTGCAGATTCGTACTATCGATAAAAAGCAAGATTACCAAATTCAGAAGTACATTAGAGGCAGTGTGAATacagaagagaaagaagatgCCAATAAAGAGCAAGCAGATACCTCTAACAAGCCAGATGACTTACTGAGATATCGACCACATCCTGACATGATTACACCCAAATCGACCTATCACGAGGTTTGTACATCTAGACAAACACGAAAGTTTCAGTCAGTAACTTTTACTGATTTAAACTGCCCGGATCATTTTCCCTGAGAAAATTACCTTATGTGTAGGGGGGTGATAAATACGTGCTACCCAAGTTTGCTCCCACTGCTATGGACGAAGAAAAGGTGTCTAAGAGTGAAAAGTTGGCCCAGAGAAGGGACAAGCAAATATTACGGCAGGCTAATCAAAGTACCGTTATGAGAGATATTCTGAATGATATGGAAGGGAAACCTGAAGAGGTCAGTTGTGTATTTATGCCAtgtaattaagttaattaatggATTACTTCTCTTTCTGAGAGGACTTGTGGTCAATCTTCTGTTCATCTCTAATTTGCTATCTTCAAATACAGGTACGGGAAGTTGTTGGAGCCGAAAGCAGGGAAGCTATTCAGTATAGGGAAAAGATGAACAAACGTGCAAGACAAGAAGAGGAAATTTTCACTCGAATACCACTTACGAAGGCGGAGAAAAAGCAAGGAAAGCATTTGAAGAAGTCGAGAAACGGGTATGAGTAATAAGTATTGCACTTGTATATTGTTAAACACTACCTGTTAGTCATCTTGATGTTAAATTATGTATTTATCTGTGTTCATTATGATAAATCCCCTACTTTACTTGGCAACACCAGATTGGTTGGTTTGTCGGAAGATTTCTACGGTGATGTTAGTAGTTTACCTTTGAATGGGGATGGCGATGAAGGTCCTTCAAGCTTCAGTAGTTCGAATAGGGGAGGGAAAAAACAGTTTAAGCGCAAGGTATGTATATATTCTTATTCACTCTCCCTCCCTCCTCCCTCCCTCTCTCTCTGACAATGGTTTTCACACTTGCAGAGGAGGCATTGATGTAAGGTCAACGGAAGCAAGTGTATCTTTACCAGCTCACAAAGCAACCCCAAATGGTTATGAACAAATCTTGAGAACAACAGTGCCTCAATTTTGCTTCTATTCATTTTGCTAGTCAAAGGGCTTTTCTTTCTGAGGTATATTAATTTTATTCAATTGGTTTAGAGATGGCAAAACGAAAGAACTACCAGATTTAGTGGAACTCTATTTTGATCCGCCCTGCTTAGTCCAGTTGAGAGTATGGTGGTTTACCTTACATCAATGCGGACATCACCATATTTATGATGAATGAGTTATGAAATTTGTTAATAAAACTGACAACCCATCCTTTCTGAGCCACTTCAGACCTTCAAACCCTAGTTTCCAATTGCAGTGGTGATGATATCAGTCTTCATCCGGAATCATTCATGTTTGGGTCTGTTTGGGTGAGATACTTTGGGGATTCTTCTCTACCAAGATTAATAAcgtaacttcgtatagttgagaccaagcaactaaatctatagttcaccaaGTTCCGTTTTATGAATAAGTCAAGTTCCGTTCCGtcttatgaataagtcatgtacttggagccctttggttcgtattccaaacagtaaatgaataacaaatctgtttggtatcaactctcttcaaccaagtgatatgagttggacaaaggctctagATAAATTTCGCCCAacacaaaaaaataatataaaaaaaaatatataaaaaactcTGAGTGCATTTTATACCATACAATGtgatgttttttcatttttgcgattacaaagatttatataaactaaaataCATTTATGTTTTTGTAGTTCTTGTGATGAAGTAAAGCATGTTTCTAAACGTAGCTAACAGTAAAGAAAAGTTTATCCTTTAGTCGGTTATATATATGGATGATCACCTCAAGAGTGTATAATTTATACAAGTTAAGTCTTGCCCAAAGGTGTCTAACTTGGATAAGGTTGTAtatagtatgcgtacaggtacgtggacttagctccggacatcctaaaccagtaaagtacgcatactttggttcaaagattttggacttacacaaataTGAGTTTACatataatgtttatatccaatcatgattatatattctaaactctcatttcaatcattaaaactttcagaggatgttatatagttgttgttcacaaactactttttgttgttgctgttgcagaCCTAGACTGACCATTGTTGCCCAATCCAACTGACAAACTCGTCAATCGAGTCTTCTCCACCTCAGATACAGCTCTTACTGTTCACAACCAAACAGTTATTCTTGAGCACGAACATATGAGAGCTAACAGTCGAACGTTGCAGCTTTAAGCATGGTCACTAGTCAGCTTCCATAATAATTCCAACTAGCTTAATTACCACATATGTTACTACAAGTGTACTTCTTTAGTGTATGCTTTGTAGGTGTAGAAAATCCTACTACTAAAACAAAGTCGATGTTAGTGTCCTCCACATAGAAATCCATAGACTTCTCCTCATTAGAGAAATCTATAAACGTATCGGTAAAGTTTGATTCTAGTTGAGGTTTAAGAATTACATCTTCAACCCAGACATTGCTAGGCTTTTGCTCCGTGTAATAGTGAAAATAATGAAAACAACATTTTCAAATGGCGGAGTATTAAAACGATACACAACAGCTAAAATTGGATAACACTTTTCATCTGGCTCTATTCCAAGGGAATAATTAACATGTTAACCTTCTTTCCCCGAGTCCCTAACCTTCTTTCCTTTTGTCACATACGTAACAAAGCCGCAGACCATATGCGACATTAACAAATGAGGGTAATGAAGACATATGAATCAAACCGAGCTCTCTTGAGTAATGAAGAAATATGAACCAAACCATGTCAACTAACTGCAATCTCACTGGATTATGGCGAACCGACATGCCACTTTGGGAAATAAGGAGTTGCAATGGAGGCCTacacatttattttttttaaactagTAAAATCGCATGCACGGTGCGCCTGCCCCTTGAAATGACGATTTCTTATTCCATAGCTGATGCACACAAAGTCCTATAATTGAAGTTTTTATAATCCCAAAATTGATGCACATGAAGTCCTATAATTAAGGTTCCTTTTGACATCGGCTGTTTGACATCAACACCCTCGTATAGTGTTTACAAAGAATTATCATCAGAAAAGAAACGCTCATCTTCCTCTCTTCTCTCTTTTCGTCTTCtctctaaaaaaaaaaccttacCCGCCATTAatttcttgctcagatttggtctgTTTTgaaccagatctgagcaagatttctttttctttttaagttttaatcaaatacaagtagttattttttatttttttttgatgtcgtTTAACATATTTCTCCGCTATTTGAAGCGATTTTTCTTCGCTATTTGGGGCGGGTTTCTCTTCGTTTTGAGGGCGATTTATTCAAATCTTGATCGCTGGTTCGTGACTTGTTATTCTCGATGCAAGAACATCGACAATCTAACACGGTATTTCTTAGAATCCATATTCAATCCAAAGGATTCAGGCATCCGGATTCATTTAGTTTTACAAGATTTTGGGAAAATAATTCATCTCTTATAGGagtatctcttattgaagaagaagaagaaatcatattaaatggtcggaatcgattccggattataccatcatcCTTCCCTACTACATTTACAAAAATCGGGTATCTTTACGGtatatggctctttctcttcgcgatgtacttgtaattgatatcttcatttgtattagggttcttattatcttgtattttgatgttttttttattcttgtaagcgatcatgtaattACATTTGAGATCTTTACTatttagtccagaaaacccgacccgGATTACTGGCTGGTCCAGCGGGATATAacaattaatggctagtccaataAAGTTTAAAAACATGTTATTTTACCTATATGCCCTGGACCACGTGATGTGTACAGTTTCCGTccgttttcttttcattttttttccagttgCATTCTCTATCTCTTCTGCAACCTAACTCTCAATTGAAAAACGCAAACTGCTTCGTCTTTCTTCACATTCAGAAAACTGCTTCCGTCTCTCTTCTGCAACCTAACTCAATTAATCACCATTATCAGAAAAAGATCGAAAAATCACCATTATCAGAAACAGAAACTGCTTCTTCTTTCAGTATCTGACCTAATtttcattaaattcaattgaagaagaaatgggtacaagtagaaaaattaagaggacgATTACATAAGAAATTACTGAAGTATCTCCAtcaccagtgaaaagaagaaagaaatatgacgatgattcaccaacagaagCGTCCCCTGCTTCTAAATCTCCTACACTattgaaaagaagaagcaaatctgtcgatgattcagcaacagaaacctcccctactgctaaatctcgtacaccagtgaaaataagaaggaagtctaccgatgattcaccaacaggaacctcccctactgctaaatctccaacaacaagaagtatgagtaaggttcctcaggaaaaaggtaaatcaaatcaaaaacaaagccaaacatgtacttcatattgacatgcaatattcccaaaacctaaaatatgtactgttacatattgaaatgtagtgttgtttaactaatacatactaaaatttagtatgtcaatttatatgtgtactacatatcaatatgttgtctgcaatttgtacttcattttgacaagttatatgttgtaccatactgatatgtaatgtgtacaaaactttttgatatgtagtctgcaatttgtacttcattttgacaagttatatgagtaaggttcctcagaaaaaaagtaaatcaaatcaaaaacaaagcctaatatgtacttcatattgacatgcaatattcccaaaacctaaaatatgtactgttacatattga includes the following:
- the LOC113287671 gene encoding neuroguidin-like isoform X1, producing MAVMVNSSDQNETTSKEASQLCALLKEMKDGLDLVRSKVQALTLKVKENQFPTAHGLSYLDAKNFLLLSYCQCVVYYLLRKAKGLSIEGHPVVRSLVEIRLFLEKIRTIDKKQDYQIQKYIRGSVNTEEKEDANKEQADTSNKPDDLLRYRPHPDMITPKSTYHEGGDKYVLPKFAPTAMDEEKVSKSEKLAQRRDKQILRQANQSTVMRDILNDMEGKPEEVREVVGAESREAIQYREKMNKRARQEEEIFTRIPLTKAEKKQGKHLKKSRNGLVGLSEDFYGDVSSLPLNGDGDEGPSSFSSSNRGGKKQFKRKRRH
- the LOC113287671 gene encoding neuroguidin-like isoform X2 encodes the protein MKDGLDLVRSKVQALTLKVKENQFPTAHGLSYLDAKNFLLLSYCQCVVYYLLRKAKGLSIEGHPVVRSLVEIRLFLEKIRTIDKKQDYQIQKYIRGSVNTEEKEDANKEQADTSNKPDDLLRYRPHPDMITPKSTYHEGGDKYVLPKFAPTAMDEEKVSKSEKLAQRRDKQILRQANQSTVMRDILNDMEGKPEEVREVVGAESREAIQYREKMNKRARQEEEIFTRIPLTKAEKKQGKHLKKSRNGLVGLSEDFYGDVSSLPLNGDGDEGPSSFSSSNRGGKKQFKRKRRH